The DNA segment AAGTAAACTATAGCAGCTAGTATAAAAATGGCTAATGCCACGTTAAAACTGAACTAGGAAAGTACGGTACCTTGCGAGCAACACACAGTACTTTCTTACACTATAAAAAAGGAGTTAATGGAAATTTCCATTAACTCTTTTAGTTTGCTTTATTTAATTAGCCTAATTTAGCTACTTCGTATAGCATTCTTGCACCAAAACCTGTTGCCCCTTTTGTATAATAGTGCTTAGCTTTCTCTACAGCTGATGGTGCTGCAATATCAATATGAGCCCATGGTGTATCTCCAACAAACGCTCCAATGAATAAGCCTGCAGTAATCGTACCTGCTTCTCTACCACCAATATTACGTAAGTCAGCTATTGGTGAATCTAATTGTTTTTTATAAGCTTCATCATGTGGCAATCTCCAGATCTTTTCACCAGATTTTTTTGAAGCTTGATCAACACGTCCATAGAAATGATCATTGTTACTTATGACTCCTGCCCGTTCTGTACCTAAGCTTATTGCTTGTGACCCTGTTAATGTTGCTATATCAACGATTTCATTTACATTTTCTATTTCTTTTGCATAATGAACCGCATCTATTAGGGTCAATCTTCCTTCTGCATCCGTATTTTCAACAAGGATGGTCTTACCACCCATACTACCAATAATATCGCCTGGTTTATAGGCTTTTCCTGATATCATATTTTCACAAGCAGCTACGATTGCTACCACATTAACAGGAAGTTTGGCTTTCGTAATGGCAACCATTGCACCTATTACTGCTGCAGAACCACCCATATCTGTCTTCATATTCACCATTCCGGTTGTAGGTTTTATAGAATATCCACCTGCATCATAGGTCAGACCTTTTCCAACTAGTCCAAGAATCTTTTCATTTTCTCCCGCACCGTAGTAACGCATAACAATTAAACGAGGACCTCGCTTAGAACCTTTGGCTACTTCTAGAAAAGCTTCCATACCTAATTTTTCAATCTCTTCCTTCTTAAATATTTCAGTTTCAAAACCATGCTCTTCCCCTAAATCTTCAACTATTTTAGCTAATGTCTTAGGATATAATTTATTAGCTGGTTCATTCACTAAATCTCTAGCAATAAAGGTAGCTTCAACCAGGATATCACTTTCCTCTGCTTGGTCACTGAGCTCTTCAATATCGACCTCAGGTACTAAAGCATACATAATTTCTTCTAAGGTGTAGTCTTTACCTTTACTTTTATAGTTGTTAAAGCTATAAGAAGCTAGCATAAGCCCTTCAGTGATTCCTTGATAAAAGCTCTTGTTGCTTAAAGTAGCTTGTTCAGTATATAGCACTGTTACATTATTAATAAATTTTTCTTTTAATGGCTTAAGTCCTTCTCCTGAACGACGGCGTACTTCTTCAACGTCTAATTTACTTTCCTCGCCAAAGTCAACTAAAACAAGAAGCTTGACTGCCCC comes from the Vallitalea okinawensis genome and includes:
- a CDS encoding leucyl aminopeptidase, which gives rise to MKLKLHRDFITSEAVLVPVFKGKLKTEIPEGIRKEVEYLIEEQKRTEKKVSALHLMEGAVKLLVLVDFGEESKLDVEEVRRRSGEGLKPLKEKFINNVTVLYTEQATLSNKSFYQGITEGLMLASYSFNNYKSKGKDYTLEEIMYALVPEVDIEELSDQAEESDILVEATFIARDLVNEPANKLYPKTLAKIVEDLGEEHGFETEIFKKEEIEKLGMEAFLEVAKGSKRGPRLIVMRYYGAGENEKILGLVGKGLTYDAGGYSIKPTTGMVNMKTDMGGSAAVIGAMVAITKAKLPVNVVAIVAACENMISGKAYKPGDIIGSMGGKTILVENTDAEGRLTLIDAVHYAKEIENVNEIVDIATLTGSQAISLGTERAGVISNNDHFYGRVDQASKKSGEKIWRLPHDEAYKKQLDSPIADLRNIGGREAGTITAGLFIGAFVGDTPWAHIDIAAPSAVEKAKHYYTKGATGFGARMLYEVAKLG